The window TATGAAAAGTTTAGTAATTAACGATAATATTTTGTACAAAAGgcctaaaattatatttatgctACGTTTGAGAATTATGCTTTCATTTTGAAATCTAGAATTTGATCAAATTTAGTATTtgactaataaatttttttttaatttggattaaaaatagttaaaattgcaaatttgaaaataacttgtcaaaccttgtcattctcaaatttaaaatgaaacacATGTTATCAAACACAATCTTATATAATTCTAATCGTAAATGAATTGTATAGTTTATCATCTAGAAAGTTTTGTGCAACACAACCTCTCAaaaatgtattttaattttttgatagcATTATCAAATTTAACTATTTAAAAGTTGACAAATTCTTAAGATTGTCTCATTGTGAGTCAGCATAATATGGGATGatgaaacaaaaaaatgaaaaaaaatcgtttttcatttacttaattatttttttctaaaaaacatTATATAGACTTTTTGAAGGACTCATTTCatagtgagacgatctcatacaagatcTATTGTTCAAAGTTAGTTtgagtaaataaaaaaactattgtTGAAAACACATGTTTCAAGATGGATATTATAATGATTGATTATAACTCTTATTTTCCTTTCTTGCAGATATTGTACTAGAAATTTGAGCATAACTCAATATTCATCTGTTCTATTAAATTtgcaatatttgtttttttaatgtgAGAGTTTTTTATAACAAGTGTTGCAAATTCAATAGAACTGATCGATTCTTGTGTATCTCATTGATTTTCAGTACAAAGAAACCATATGCCAAAAGACCTAAAGAATATGCCAACTAAGGTTTTTTAGTTCCCATTCTTATGCTGAGATGAAAAATGGTCATGTCATCTCCATTTTGAAGCATCATTGACCATGAAGATTGTTGTTTATATGCTAAGAGCCAATAAGGTGTTCATCAACATTATTTGTATTGAAGATTCCAATATTATGCAAAATGcaatcaattattattatatttcttcCATGAAACTCTTTACTAGGGCCTTGTCTTTGTCAATCACATCacaaatattaaattctaatgatttgttttgattattgATATTTGACGGTGGCAATGAGAATGATTAgtagtgtaaattttttataaatatatattatgtcattttcatgatgatgaaatttttattataaaaaagtttttgtttATAGATTTTTAATATTGCCCGACACTTTTGAATGAaaatgcattagaatgaattttacatagaaaaaaaatgattaaagcGTATCAAACATGAGCATTAAACTTGTTATGAGATTTTTATACCAAAATTAACTAAACTTTCATTatcattttaaccatttaatATTAAATGGTAAGATAACTAAAGCCCTTCATTAAATAGGAAAACAAAACATTACTCCATAATTTATAGGAATACacttttcataatattaaacttACAAGATCTAATATGTTGAATATTATACCTTGAAATTGTACTTATGAACATGACTAACTTTCTTCCCTACTCaagagttttattttttattttcaacacaCAAATTGATTATGCAAAGATGATATtgtgagaaatttaaatttggggCATTATTTTGAGATAAGAATGGTCATGGATTTAAGATATTATTGGACACGCCTCAGACTTCACCTTAATTTTAGAGTATGAATCTAATTTTTAATACCAAAGGTTTGAGTTTGGATTCGAGGTTGAGTTTGAATTTAagttcaaaaaaatattaaatgggtCTAGGATTTTCAAACTTAGACTCGATCTAAACACGTTCTAAATTCTCCCAAGGCCCAACCTGTTTTGGACTTATATACAACTCACATTTGCATTTTAGACATAAttaaaccttaaaaatgtaaataaaaataaataaataaataaaataaataaaaaaacaataaagtaTATCAATTTTAGGTTAAGACTTATTTAGATAACATTAAGGACTCATTTAAAACCCTAGACCTAAAAGACATGTTGAGTTTGACCCGAATGCAAATTGTTAGACTATAAAAGTCTGAATCTGAGTTtagatcaaaaaaaataaataattgagtTTGGAATTGATTAGAAATAAATATGAGAAAATTAACACAAACTATTATATAAACCAATTACACGTGACACATCCCAATATGGGTGAAATGTATTCAGATAAAAATCAAAACCGAATAAGAAATATGGTCTAgactttttataatttgatttgttttgaattgGAATTTTCAAAACCGAAATATTTTGGTTTAGATAAGGTTTGAGCATACAAAAAACTAAAATTCTGAACCGAATTAAAATAGAAGCTCACTTTAACATTGAGCTAAACTACTTATTGAGTGTGCAACTTGATATTAGAAGTTTTTAATTAGCGATACTAACAAAAACGATGTAAgcatttttataataataataataataataaaccttaattcaataattaaaattacattgTTATTCCCATTGTCGCAccaatgattttaaatatttttattttacaattttggTAATTAAATTTCGATATATTTGCAGTTTAGATTTATTTTAAGGTGGAAATTTGGTTTGGATTggattaaaaaactaaaacgaattaatttgatttagttTGAAAAATGAAATCAGAAATAATTTTGGTTTGATTTAGTTTTTTGAGAAAAACAAATCGAAAACCAAATTTTCACCCATAATCCCAAACagctattcttgtgagaaacCGACTCTTAAAGAGACGACCTTAAAACTAGAAGctcatttattttctctttaatttgtattaattgagttTTTAGTCCATAAATCTAATGCATCTCTTGGAGAGACCGtatctcacaacaatttgtaatcccaactattaactatatatatttagggggcgtttggttcgcacaagggaatcggaatggaatgaggaaagggaatgaaggagaaaggaatggattcccctaatttagcgtagtcgtttggttgtgttcaggaaacggaatgaactgctcattgattccctttgtgactgtttggttcaagttaaggaatcaaattatgagttttttaaaattattttatattttttccaaaaataactagttatatgttaaacttgaaaaacttattttttaaaaaaatataactctaaataatatcttTCTAGCTCGATTGATTACAAATAATCACTTGTTTGTAGATCAAAATACATACCAGAAGTGTTCTAGTCCTTTCAAAAGCATTCATGCAACCACAACATAAGATCTAAGCAAAACTATTTCCTCCAAGAAAACTCTTAACATAAGCACGTTTCAAAGCGTCGGGATACTTTGAAAATATCAGGAGCTTGTTTGGTTGTGCGGTTAGAATGCTAGCCACTTCAAAAACTTGGTTAGGAGTTACACCTTCTAAATTGAAAGAGAGTAGTTCCTCTAGCACTTGCTCAGtcttttaaactattttttgcTCACGATCATCAGTGCGGGCCATCACATTTGCCATAGTAGAAAGATGAACATTCATGTCTTTCATGAATGCTTGTAAGCTAGCCAATTCATTAGAACTACCTTCACCACCATTTCCTCTCTTACTTCTTTTAGAAGTTTTTTCAGTCTTCATATTTTTTGCAGGAGGAGAAGTAACAGTTTGAGTGGCATTACCACTAGCAGCAATTccctcatcatcacttgaatcaagtGTCACCTGTGGAGGGGCAACATTTTGCAAATTCTTGATTGCTTCAACTGGTTTTCCAGTAGCATAATCCTTGCCATAAACATTCATGAGTTCATGAAAGTGCGAAAATGAAACTCCAAACAAGTTTTTGCAATTCGGatgattctaaaaaaaaatgCTCAAAATGATCAAATGTACAACATCATCAAACAATctcaaacataattaaaatgacCTTACAAAGGTTGTCATACCTTGCAAAACTCGTCATAAACAGCCCGGTCCAcaaaaaccatttttttcatcatcccaaACGAATCCACTTGTATTTAACATTTCAGAAATAGCCCTAAACTTGGCTACAAGTGTCTTAAGTCGAGAATCAATGTGTGGCAGAGCCTTCCAACCACAACCAGGAAGAGCCTTATCTATGATCTCCTCTAAGCGAACCATGTAGCCGCTTCTGAATCCATTATCATACCTCCAGTGAGGATCCACAGCTAGCTCTGACAATGCTTCTAcaagaactttattttcttgAGCAGTCCAAAATCGTTTGTTTTTTCCCCTTCCACCTCCACTTGCACTACTTTCATCCATCCTCTATAACATTTGAACCATATTGATCATAGTAAAAACAAAAGTGCatgtatataaaaatgaaattaaccAAGAAATATTCAATACAAGTAAACAAAGGAAATTATCCTCAAGTACaatacaagtaaaaaaaaaatcaagcatGAAATAAACATACAAGTCTCAAGTTCAAATACaagaaacaattttttttaaataaaaaggaataacatCACAAAGTAAGTCTGCGGTGTGTAGCCCTCCAATCATTGAACATATATTAGGCCATTATATTTCGAAAATTCGTCCATGGATCAGTTACAGCAATGGAGGTTATGTACTCcacatcatcttcctcattatcatcaccatcattatcatcactatcattttcctcaaacaagtcttcatcatcaaattctGCAAGCATGTATCTCTTTACCAAATTATGTAATAAGGCACAAGCAAGTACAATTCGACCATGTGTTTGTAAACTAAACCAAGAAGGACTTCTAAGAATCTCCCATCTTCCCTTGAGTAACCCAAAGCATCTCTCAATCACATTTCTAGCTTTTGCATGCCTTAAGTTGAAATATTCTTCGACGGTTTGAGGTTGTCGAGGGCCATTATTCCATTCTCTAAGATGATAAAGATGCTCTCTATATGGTGCAAGGAATCCTTCTCCATTAGTATATCCTCCATCACATAGATAATAACAAccttgacaaataaaaaaaaaatattactctctTACTAAGTTAATCTCAAATAAAATCTATTACGTCAATCAAATTACCTTTTGGAACTTTTAACCCATTAGGCCTAAAAATAGCATCTCGAAGAATTCGACCATTGTGTACCGACCCCTCCCAACCAGGTAAGACATATATAAGCTCCATCTCGGGTGAACATACTCCTAATACATTCATAGCAAGGGTACCTTTTCTAGTCCGATATTTGGATCGATCATCATAAGGAACATTCACTAGAATCATTGTACCATCAAGGGCACCTAATGAGTTCTACACAACAAACAATATCactttaaattatgtaataGTCTCTATATTTTATCTCAAATTAaagtgttggtttttatttaccTTGAAATATTTCCATCTTTCATTGTTGCAATTCTCTTGTATTGGTGTTGGTTTCTTAAGAAGAATAGCATGTAACTTTAAGATTGCTAACAAACAAGCATGAAATTGTCTACTAATAGTTTCACCACTTCTATAAAAATGTGCACCcatcattctatttttcttatggtGAGCTAATGTGTATAAGAAACCCGCAACCATCTCTTCCAAACATGTGtttcttgtttcatttaatCCACCAATATCTCTAACCATCTCTAAATATACACCAAATGTGTATCAATTTATACGAAGATGGTTCCTACACAAAGTGTCACTTTCTCTAATCATTCTATTCAAGTTGTGTAATCTCATTTTTCTCCTAGTTTTTTTATCAAGCTTAAGACAATGGGAATCGTATATAGTTTTTCTCATCGAGTACAACATCAAATGTAGcaacacaacacaattaatCATAGTAATTATGAACCGAATACAGTCccaatttctcttccttttcaaagAAGTACCAATGCTAGTCATTTTCTGTACAAATGAACATCAATAAGAACTATGTAGAACAACCCAGAAAAGGCGAAAAGACGATATTTACCCATCAAAATACAATCAAGCAACAAAACTATGTAGAAAACTTGAACTCAATTACAATTAATCCAACTTAACTATGTAGAACAACAAAACTATGTAGAACAACCCAGAAATCCAATTCATCCCAGAAATCCAGAGATTAGGAACAGAAATCTTCGATGCAAGTTCATTCACTCGAACAGAAATTACATTTGACTCAGAGATTAGGAACAATTCAACACTTCAAATGCTAGTATAACTCATaaaaacaacaagaacaatGGCGGTAGAACAAGAACGCAACAGAACCGAAATTACAACAAGAATTGAAAACGCAGGCTTTCGTCAATGGCGGTAGAACAGAGATTCAGCAAGAACACGAATATGAATTCCAATCCATCAAAAAAGCAGCAGAAAGTAGGAAAAAGAGTGAAGAGAAAAGAGATTCAAATCAGCAAGAATAACTTACATTTAACAATGGCGGCAGCAAAATCGAGATTGAGAAGAAGAATGCTACGTACAATGCTACGAACAATGGCAGCAGGCGCAGCAACTTGAGGAAGGACGCGTGAGGAAGAGACGAGAACTTGAGGGAGGAGGCGCAGCGACAGCGTAGGTAGGGTTTGAGAGGAGAGGGTGATGAATGAAGGgggaatggaatgggaaagtgACGGGGGTGGAGAATCAGGGTATACTAGTTTAGGGTAAACCCAAAACTAAAATGGGGAAAGGGAATGATTGAAACTGAGAACCAAACAATAACAAAGGGAATGGGGTATTTCtattccctttccctttgatTAATACCCCAACCAAACGCTCCCTTATTAGCcaatcaaaacaaatttataagaaaaatcaaaataatacacttcttattttaaagttgTCTCGCACGGGTAATTTTTGGTCGTGAAAGTTGTAACGAATAC of the Amaranthus tricolor cultivar Red isolate AtriRed21 chromosome 6, ASM2621246v1, whole genome shotgun sequence genome contains:
- the LOC130814938 gene encoding protein ALP1-like, whose protein sequence is MILVNVPYDDRSKYRTRKGTLAMNVLGVCSPEMELIYVLPGWEGSVHNGRILRDAIFRPNGLKVPKGCYYLCDGGYTNGEGFLAPYREHLYHLREWNNGPRQPQTVEEYFNLRHAKARNVIERCFGLLKGRWEILRSPSWFSLQTHGRIVLACALLHNLVKRYMLAEFDDEDLFEENDSDDNDGDDNEEDDVEYITSIAVTDPWTNFRNIMA